The Ralstonia sp. RRA DNA segment AGGACAGCTTGCTGTCGCAGGAAAGCACCGTGATGGCGGGTGCCAACTCGCTGTTCGGTGCGGCAGGTGGCCAGAGCGTTGATACCTCGCAGCACAGCGTGTTTGGTGCGGATTTCCGCATTGGCGGCAGCAACGAGAGCAACGAAGTCGATCCGATTGCTGAAGCGGATGTTTATATCGCCTACGGTCGCGATGTGCAGGCCGAGGAAATTTTGCGCGAGGCGCTGGAACAACATCCGGATCGCCAAGCTATTCGTTTGAAGTTGATGGAAATTTACGCAAATCGTCAGGACGCACACGGCTTCCAGACCATTGCAGAAGAAATGCTGGCGCAAGTCGGCGCCGCCTCTCCGGAATGGGCCGAGGCTGCTGCAATGGGTCGCAAGTTTGACCCTGCCAATCCGCTGTACCTGACGGTGCAAGGTGATGGGCATCATCCTGGCGCCGAAACGTCCGCCGAGCACAGTCACGCAGGTGCTGTAGCTGCCGGTGCCGCTGCTCTGGCAGGCGTCGGTGCAGTCGCTGCTGCCGAAGCCTTCAAGCCGACCGTGACGGGTGAAACCACCCGCCGTGGCGACGACTGGACCACACTGTCTCCGGATCTGGATCCGTCGGCTCCATCGACCAAGGCTCCGGCCCTGGCCGATCTGGACCTGCCGCTGGAGTCGTTCCCGGCCCCGGCCGCTGGCGACCCGATCACCGCATCGGCTGAAGCGGCAGAGGTGTTCAAGCCGCACGCCGAGCCGGAGATCGATCTGCCGCAGTTCAATGCACACGCTGGTGAGGCTTATCAGCCGGTATCTGCACCGCCGATGCACATGGACCTGTCGGACCTGTCGCTGGATCTGAACCCGACGCCGCCGGCAACCGAGGCTGCACCGGTTGCTCCGGCTGCCGTGGCCGAAGAAAGCCTGCCGGCCTGGGCCCAGCCGACGGATCTGTCGCAAGCGCCGATGCACCTCGATGCCGAGCCGCATCACGCCGAGCATGAACATGTCGCCAACGATGAGCCGCAATCGGCCATCCGCCTGGACACCAACCTGCCGCACACGCTGTCTGGCGAGCATGGTGCCGATGGCGTGCGCGATTTGCAGATCAAGTTCGATCTGGCCAAGGCCTATATCGAGATCGGCGACAAGGAAGGGGCACGCGAACTGCTGCAGGAAGTGCTGGATCTGGGCGACCCCTCGTTCCACGCCGAGGCTCAGGCTCTGATGCGTCAGATCGGCTGATCGGCCCAGCCTCAAGCATCGCCAGCGCCGGCAGGGTGGTATCCTGCCGGCGTTTTTCTTTCCGCACGAGGATTCACAAGGCATGACGCGCATCGCGCTCGGCATCCAGTACGACGGTGCCGCGTTTTCGGGGTGGCAATCGCAGCCACACGGCAATACTGTGCAAGACATGCTGGAGGCTGCATTGGGCCAGTTTGCCGGCGTGCCACTGCAGACGACTGTCGCTGGCCGCACCGACGCAGGCGTGCATGCGCTGGGGCAGGTTGTGCACCTCGACACCGACCTCGTACGCGATCCGTTCTCGTGGGTGCGTGGCACCAACGCTTTTCTGCCGTCGACCGTGGCTGTGCGCTGGGCGCAGGAGATGCCGGAAGATTTTCATGCACGCTTCTCCGCCCATCGCCGTACGTACTACTACGCGCTGACCTTCGGGCCGACGCGGGCGCCGCTGCTCGAGGGCAAGGCCGGCTACGTCATGCTGCCGCCCGGCAAGTCGCTTGATGTCGCTGCCATGCACGAAGCCGCGCAGGTGCTGGTCGGCGAGCACGATTTTTCCTCCTTCCGAGCGGCGGAATGCCAGGCCAAGTCGCCGGTCAAGACGATGTATTCGATGGAGGTGCGGGGCGAGGGTGAGTGGGTGTTCGTACGCATTCGCGGCAGTGCCTTCCTGCATCACATGGTGCGCAACATCATGGGCTGCCTGGTCGCGATCGGCCGGGGCCGACAGCCGGCATCGTGGATGGCCGATGTGCTGGCCGCCCGCAGCCGCGTGGCTGCTGCGCCCACATTCATGCCCGACGGCCTGTATCTGGCAGAGGTCGGCTATCCTGATGGTTTCTCGTTGCCTGCGTCCCCGGCATCGGCCAGCCTGTTTCGAGGCGTGTTCGACGAGCACGCCGGCCTGTGAATCCCACTTCTGCCATGTCGTTGCACCGAACCCGCATCAAGCTCTGCGGCCTGACCCAGCCTGCCGACGTCGATCACGCCGTCGCACTCGGCGCGGATGCCATCGGGCTGGTGTTCTACCCGCCCAGCCCGCGCTATGTCGCCACCGAGCGGGCGGCAGAGCTTGCCCGCCGCGCCGGTCCGTTCGTCACCGTGACGGGCCTGTTCGTCAACGCCAGCACCGACGACATCGCCCGCGTACTCGACCAAGTGCCGCTGACGTTGCTCCAGTTCCATGGGGATGAGACGCCAGAACAATGCGCAGAAATTGCCGGCAAGGTGGGGCTGCCCTGGCTGCGGGCCCTGCGTGTTCAGCCTGGGGCCGATTTGGTAGAATTCGCCGATCGGTTTGCCACTGCCCAAGGCCTGCTGCTCGACGCATTTGTTGAGGGGTATGGCGGTGGCGGCCACGTCTTCGACTGGACCCTGATTCCCTCGCAATGGCTCCCGCAATCGCCATCCTCGCCAACCCCAAGCGCCGCTCCTCGGCTCGTTTTGAGTGGTGGGTTGAGCGCGCAAAACGTCGCTGGCGCGATTGAGCGCGTGCGGCCCTACGCTGTTGACGTCAGCAGCGGGATCGAGGCCGCACGGGGCGTAAAAGACCACGCCCGCATGACCGCATTCGTGCGTGCGGTCCGTGAGGCCGATGCCGCCCTGAGCGCATCGGTTCAGGCCTGAGCGATAGCCAGGACCTCTCGCGGTTCGCGCCTTCCTGAATTCTTCCGCCGATACGCCCCCATGTCGTTGGGCTGCGGCGGATGCCTCGAGAGATTGCCATGTACAACCTGCCCGACGCCCACGGCCACTTCGGCCCTTACGGCGGCACCTTCGTTGCGGAAACGCTGTCCCACGCGCTGGATGAGCTGCGCGACGCCTATGCGCGCTACCAGCACGATCCCGAATTCATCAAGGAATACGAGTACGAGCTGAAGCATTTCGTCGGCCGTCCGTCGCCCATCTATCACGCAGCCCGCCTGACTGAGCACTGCGGCGGCGCGCAGATCTACCTCAAGCGCGAAGACCTGAACCACACCGGCGCACACAAGGTGAACAACGTCATCGGCCAGGCGCTGCTGGCACGCCGCATGGGCAAGCCGCGCGTGATTGCCGAAACCGGCGCCGGCCAGCACGGCGTGGCCACGGCCACCATTGCCGCACGCTACGGCATGGAATGCGTCGTCTACATGGGCAGCGAAGACGTCCGCCGCCAGGCCGCCAACGTCTATCGCATGAAGCTGCTGGGCGCGACCGTGGTGCCGGTGGAATCCGGCTCGCGCACGCTCAAGGACGCGCTGAACGAAGCGATGCGCGACTGGGTGACCAACGTGGCCGACACGTTCTACATCATCGGCACGGTGGCCGGTCCGCACCCGTATCCGATGATGGTGCGCGACTTCCAAGCCGTGATCGGCGAGGAGTGCAAGGTGCAGATGCCCGAGATGATCGGCCGTCAGCCGGACGCCGTGATCGCCTGCGTGGGCGGCGGCTCCAACGCCATGGGCATCTTCTATCCGTACATCGACCACACCGACGTGAAGCTGATCGGCGTGGAAGCGGCGGGCGAGGGCATCGAGACGGGCCGCCATGCCGCGTCGCTTACGGGCGGCTCGCCGGGTGTGCTGCACGGCAACCGCACGTATCTGCTGCAGGATGACGACGGCCAGATCATCGAAACGCACTCGATCTCGGCAGGCCTGGACTACCCGGGCGTCGGCCCTGAGCACGCCTGGTTGAAGGACGCGCGCCGCGCGGAATACGTCCCGATTACCGATAAGGAAGCGCTGCAGGCCTTCCACGACCTGTGTCGCATGGAGGGCATCATCCCTGCGCTGGAATCGAGCCATGCGCTGGCGTATGCCTGCAAGCTGGCACCGACGCTACCGAAGGACAAGATCCTGCTGGTGAACCTGTCGGGCCGCGGCGACAAGGACATGCACACC contains these protein-coding regions:
- the truA gene encoding tRNA pseudouridine(38-40) synthase TruA, encoding MTRIALGIQYDGAAFSGWQSQPHGNTVQDMLEAALGQFAGVPLQTTVAGRTDAGVHALGQVVHLDTDLVRDPFSWVRGTNAFLPSTVAVRWAQEMPEDFHARFSAHRRTYYYALTFGPTRAPLLEGKAGYVMLPPGKSLDVAAMHEAAQVLVGEHDFSSFRAAECQAKSPVKTMYSMEVRGEGEWVFVRIRGSAFLHHMVRNIMGCLVAIGRGRQPASWMADVLAARSRVAAAPTFMPDGLYLAEVGYPDGFSLPASPASASLFRGVFDEHAGL
- a CDS encoding phosphoribosylanthranilate isomerase — encoded protein: MSLHRTRIKLCGLTQPADVDHAVALGADAIGLVFYPPSPRYVATERAAELARRAGPFVTVTGLFVNASTDDIARVLDQVPLTLLQFHGDETPEQCAEIAGKVGLPWLRALRVQPGADLVEFADRFATAQGLLLDAFVEGYGGGGHVFDWTLIPSQWLPQSPSSPTPSAAPRLVLSGGLSAQNVAGAIERVRPYAVDVSSGIEAARGVKDHARMTAFVRAVREADAALSASVQA
- the trpB gene encoding tryptophan synthase subunit beta: MYNLPDAHGHFGPYGGTFVAETLSHALDELRDAYARYQHDPEFIKEYEYELKHFVGRPSPIYHAARLTEHCGGAQIYLKREDLNHTGAHKVNNVIGQALLARRMGKPRVIAETGAGQHGVATATIAARYGMECVVYMGSEDVRRQAANVYRMKLLGATVVPVESGSRTLKDALNEAMRDWVTNVADTFYIIGTVAGPHPYPMMVRDFQAVIGEECKVQMPEMIGRQPDAVIACVGGGSNAMGIFYPYIDHTDVKLIGVEAAGEGIETGRHAASLTGGSPGVLHGNRTYLLQDDDGQIIETHSISAGLDYPGVGPEHAWLKDARRAEYVPITDKEALQAFHDLCRMEGIIPALESSHALAYACKLAPTLPKDKILLVNLSGRGDKDMHTVAEFSGITL